Genomic DNA from Gossypium hirsutum isolate 1008001.06 chromosome A01, Gossypium_hirsutum_v2.1, whole genome shotgun sequence:
TCATGACTTCAATTTGGAAGGGTGAGATTCTTCATGTCTCCTCTTTCAcacaatatatgcatatatatatatattgggtaGATGAAGGGAAGAAGGCAAATTGAATTCAGATCACAACTTCCAAATTTTATTTCCAGAAGAAATAATGGCTACCACCGGTTACCACACTCGTTCCAATAGCTTTCCCTCTCGAGCCCACCCTCTTACTTCCGAGGTTGATGAGCATTTGAGCAGATTGGCATTGTCTGAGTCGGCATCTACATCGTCGTCCTTAAACCAAAACCTCGGTAGACTTCAAGATTTACATGATTGCACCGAGAAACTGCTTCTGCTACCCCTGACTCAACAAATCTTATCCCATGAACAGCAAGGGAAATATGTCGATGAGCTGTTGAATGGATCTCTTGGGCTTTTAGATGTATTCACCACTGCCAAGGATGCCTTATTGCAAGTAAAGGAACGCACCGTAGAACTTCAATCTATCTTGCGCCGAAAGAGAGGTCCTAGAAAAGGCTTTGCTAATGATGTTAGAAAATACTTGAGCTCTAAGAAGGCAGCTAAAAGGGAAATCTTGAAGGCCCTGAAGAATTTGAAGCACAAGGAAAGCCCCGCTTTGAACGAGACCTGTGCCACTGTTAGCGTCTTAAGGGAGGTGCAAGCAGTCACTCTTAGCGTGCTAGAATCCTTGTTCTCCTTTACTTTTGGGGTCCAGAAAGAATCACATAGGAGCCCCTGGTCGTTAgtctcaaatcttttgcacacaAAAAGAGTCAACAGCGAAGGAAAACAGCATATCAATGAAATGGCAAATGCCGAAGCTTCACTACTGTCCCTTGCAACGAGCAAAACTGACCTTATGCAAATCGAGAAAGTTCAGAATGAACTCAAATTATCAGAGTATTGCCTTCAAGACTTCGAAGAAGGGCTTGAGGGTCTGCTTAGGGGGCTGATCAAAATCAGAGTCAATATTCTCAACATACTCAACAATTAACCTAGTCTCAAATATCATTTGACTTCATCTTGTACGTTAAATTCAACACAAATGTAATATTCTTAGGTTACattatagtaaaatatacttgCAGAAATTTTTGCTTCTATTGCAAATTCCTCTTTCTTTTGTCTTCCTTCTTTTGCTTTTGTCCTCTCAAATATTAATCATCTCTCTTTTAATGCATTAGAATCACAAAAATTGTATGGAATCATAACACGATTACCATGGACAGTACGCGTTTACCATTGGCTAAACTCATTAATTAACATAAATTCAGTTGAAATaacttttcataaaaaaatttgatataacCTGTCAAAATACCAATTGCttatttaaaaaatgagattACAAATCTTGTCTTCATCTTGTTCaacccaaaaaattaataaacCTAATTAAATTACGAAAGTATTGCATTCAAGACTTTGAGAAAAGACTTAGGGTGTGTTTAGATGATGATAAAAGTCAGAGTCAATATGCTCAACATTCTCAAGTATCAAGTAGCCTTatcttgaaaattaaaaattcaagacTAATGTAATATTCTTATGTCAAAGTAAAATATACTTCTGAAACATTTGCCTCTTGTTTGCATATTCCTCCTTTCATATtccttttctatgttttttttagaATCTCAAACATTAATCATCCCGTTTCAAATGCATTAGATTGAGCAATATAAATACCTTTTAAATcttgaaaattaataaaattatgtaattttgttattttaattaagataaattaataaatattagtcTAATTAGTAGTTGATTAGCGAACCTTTTCAAAACAAATGCAAGTAATTCTTTAACTTCTTAACTGGGAAATAGTATATCAACTCCATTGATTTAATCAAATCTTACTCTAACAATTTACTTCTCAACAACGACCCCAAAATCTGGTAATGTTAAAACTtgctaataataaaatatatttaaaacaagAACTTTAAAAGATATTCCCTTGATTTTCTTAGGTGCATGGATTGATGTCAAGTAATATTACATCAAAATCAAATTTGGAATTAAAAGCACTTTAACAATGGTGAAACATGCACTATGAATGCGTGGATAACAGTATAATTTCTTACCCAACCATCCGCTACACTACACAGTAAAGAGCTACACCAGAACTCATCCATCCCTGcacacaaaaataatattttgcgGATGAGCCGCCGATATAATACTAGTTTTTGATTGGTGAACCGATCCAACATTTAGAACCTATTCTTCCACcttcaatatcccaatcccaatGCAATAGTATGACATgcttttacaaataaaaaaatagtaacgATAGCAGCATTGACATACAACTTTCATATGTTTAGAAACAATTTGTAATTTTAATAGTAGCAGTACACAGAGTTTACATCACATACACGATCAACATAACAATTCAAAGTTTATTAGGTCTATCTTACACAGTTTCATTACCCAATAAATTCAATCGACGGTTTTTCAATACAAGTTCAAAGGTTATTTTCATATCAGATCCAGGTTTACTTAGCAAAACTGAAATCATTAGAAGTATTTAATCTTCATCAAGATCTGAAATTAACAACCAAATTTCACAAGGGAAGCACATATGCATTTGGCCGAATGCCAACACACACACATGGCAACACTAATCAAGACACACACTTTCTCTACTAGTCTATTCAACACTCCTCAAGTTTAGATTTGATCCACCTCTCCCAAATCTGGCCCTTTAACATCATTCACACGAAATTACTTAATGTTAGAATCAATGACAAAGTTTCGGTTAAATCTAAATGTAATCGATTAAATCGAACAGAAGAAAGAATCGTAATTCATTTAAATTTCTGAGAATCAATGTTTAACTGATACAAATGTATAACTTACTGATTTGTTTCTAAAGACAGGATTTAATCACCAATAGTGTATGAAATGAATAAGGAATCCGTCAAGGAAGGAAGGAAGTCCGACAACCCAAATAGTAGTAGAGGTGACGATGGCGGCAAGGGAATAATCAAGAGAGGTTCAACGGTTCAATGTGTGGCGACTATAtagagaaacaaaaagaaaacaatggcTTAATGGTGGTACAAGGTGCGGCAATGGGAAGGGGAAAGAAAGGAGGACGAAAACCCTATAATGGTGGAGGAGAGGGGCACTTAgggagaaaataaagaaaaaaaataaaagatgagagGAGAAGGGGAAAAGTGAGGTGCGACAGTAGAGAGAAAAGAGTATAGGAGCTAAAAGTTTTAGGGTTAGGGCGACATAAGACTAGGGAAAGAAGTGAAAAGGGTGGTTGGACAACATAAGTATGTATTTATACTAGGTTGGGCAACACCTTAGGATTTTAACCTAGCATAAACGACACAAAGGAGAAAAATATGTGGAGGAAATTAGTGTTTCAAAAGCCCAAACTGACAATTTCAAACAGAGGCCCAATTGTGTGGCAAagcagaaaataaataaattcaacatttatcaatttaatcctaaaaaaaCTTTACATACACTTTGGGATCtgacaactctcccctccttaaaagaaattttgtccaCAAAATTTACATGACCCGGAAAAATGAGGATATTGTTGTCACTTGGAGTCTTCCGTCTCTTATATAGCCTTTTTAGTGCCATGATTTTGCCATAATAACTTAACCAACGATATTTGTTTTCTCCTCAGAATATTTTCCTTTCGATTCAAAATCTATACAGACTCCTCATCATAAGACAAATTCGATCTCACCTCTATCTCCTCAACCAGAACAACATGTACAGGGTTGGACTACTATCTCCGTAGaatagaaacatgaaacacatcatgtaTACAGTTGAGTTCAAGAGGTAACTCCAATTAATATGCTACTGGCCCAATCCTTTTAAGAATCctatatggcccaatgaacctcgaacTCAACTTACCCTTCCATCCAAACCTTAATACTTTCCTCCATGGTGATACTTTCTTTCGAAGcattcaaagtgtttaaggttcaagtaatATCCACTCAATAGTCAAACGAGATGTTTTTATCATATGCTTGCTTGAAAATAAGATCTCCACCACTATTGAATTAGATGACACACCAATCAATAAGTCTTTACAAAGTTGTAATAGAGCTTAGGTTAAGAGtatgaaaaatgtcaaaaaatttgGTTACAATTGAGAATCGAgttgataagttaccaaactagaaaaattcaattactgaattaaaagaaattatatcaaCAAGAATTAAAGAGTAAATATGAGATTTATACAAAATATgagtgataaaccataaaagtaacacattttaatccaatacttaacatatttttggatgatttatcatataaattagtgaattagatgctcctaatcctttaatttcatgttttatactcaggagagcataGGGGAACAAAAAGAGcagaaaacgggccaaaaacaaacaaaacaggCTGATTTAAAGATCCACACAACCAAGACTACTTTCACACGGgcagagcacacgcccgtgtgagccacacgggctggccatacgcccatgtggcagCCCATGTTGGTATCGCTCCTAGTTTCTTAAATACGCagaaaaaagccaatttttaggtttttggaGCATTCTAAAGTGTATATAAACACATTAAAAGTAGATCTAAAGGGAACACACAGAGCAGAAAGCAGAAATTACTGGAAGGAAGCTGTTGGAATCGTCTCAGAAGAAAATCCAcctcaagattgaagatctccattcaaatctcaaatttatttgagttttttatgtcttgttgtttttctaaatttgagatgttttcctttcacattatgaactaaactccctaaatacctaggaaggatgaaacctatgacgaaccttattatttaatgttctgaatttaatgataaatacttgttctttgttcataattatgtgttctaaattcttgatctaatattttcgggatattaattcaagttgatgtgcttatttagaggagtaaaagtccctgtttaagagtagatctaccataattaagtagagttgcatgcaaccctagaaataaggcgacataaatctaccggattagagtcaaatctaataagggaatacATAGATCGAGTCAATgggacaataggggttttaattagaaagagatttcaattaatcaacctagaatcggttgtttttagtctcgaaagagatattaacataatttaggatttctacggatcaagacaagtgaataaattgtttgattcagagtcagaataataagtgaagtctaggtggattcttccttgggtattgtctttattattggtttattcgattattttatTGACTCTTTGTCGTGtttattagttaattagtttagttaaatttagattaaaacaaaatCCCTTCTATTtgaggctaaataatagaaagatagttaatactagtacttttagtccttgtggatacgatattctagactcaccatagctatactaccattcgataggtgtgcttgcctttgtcgtgatcgtagtctagtttagtgaaCC
This window encodes:
- the LOC107919080 gene encoding uncharacterized protein, coding for MATTGYHTRSNSFPSRAHPLTSEVDEHLSRLALSESASTSSSLNQNLGRLQDLHDCTEKLLLLPLTQQILSHEQQGKYVDELLNGSLGLLDVFTTAKDALLQVKERTVELQSILRRKRGPRKGFANDVRKYLSSKKAAKREILKALKNLKHKESPALNETCATVSVLREVQAVTLSVLESLFSFTFGVQKESHRSPWSLVSNLLHTKRVNSEGKQHINEMANAEASLLSLATSKTDLMQIEKVQNELKLSEYCLQDFEEGLEGLLRGLIKIRVNILNILNN